DNA sequence from the Rhizoctonia solani chromosome 14, complete sequence genome:
ATTACTGACGACTCTGAGTGGTAGTCAATTGCAGATCAAAACAATCACTAAGCGCCCAGCGCCATCTGACATAACGCTGGCCATCCCTAACAACTCCCAGCGTGCGGGCTAAACTCAACCACGACCTCCAAGCCACTAAATAATTATGGCCTCCCGCGACTATCTCGATGATGACGAAGATGATTTGCCCGAGGCCTCGGAACTGGGCCGCTCGCGACAGGTAGAAGATGATGTTGAAGACGATGAAGAGAGAGActctgaggaggaggaagacgaagaggatgatgaggaggaggaagacgaggagcaGGACTCGGGGAGACAGAGGAAACGTGTTAAAGTAAGTTTATTATTAAATAGCGCACTGTAAATGCTTAAATGCTACATTAGCGCGCACCCAAACGACCCAAAGCACATCGTTTCCTCGATCTAGAAGTCGAGGTTGACGATGATGACGAGGAtctggatgatgacgatgacgaatTTCACAAGGAAGGCAAGCAAAATATTGCTACCA
Encoded proteins:
- a CDS encoding transcription elongation factor SPT5; this translates as MASRDYLDDDEDDLPEASELGRSRQVEDDVEDDEERDSEEEEDEEDDEEEEDEEQDSGRQRKRVKRAPKRPKAHRFLDLEVEVDDDDEDLDDDDDEFHKEGKQNIATT